A region from the Citrobacter telavivensis genome encodes:
- a CDS encoding DNA-binding protein, which yields MSRWVRAEIMIIRQSAGTMTVENIGRLIGRTGAAVRTKAREQGIKLYLRGDHHQSARYRQHDVELARELHQEGVSRRDIAEKLEMPLSAINQYVYFERRVQA from the coding sequence ATGAGCAGGTGGGTTAGGGCAGAAATCATGATTATTCGGCAGTCCGCCGGGACCATGACTGTAGAAAATATTGGCCGACTTATTGGAAGAACTGGCGCTGCGGTACGCACAAAAGCACGTGAGCAGGGAATCAAGTTGTATCTGCGTGGTGATCACCATCAGTCGGCCCGGTACCGTCAGCATGATGTTGAATTGGCGAGGGAGTTACATCAGGAGGGCGTCAGCCGCCGGGATATTGCCGAAAAGCTGGAAATGCCGCTCAGCGCAATTAACCAGTATGTCTATTTCGAGCGGAGGGTACAGGCGTGA
- a CDS encoding phage replication protein: MTPDLYRAIQNRDSEMLSRIAGNSYDDRKVVNTDAEELVDMLFENLMQVFPASTQTNLRTDDDIRVAKQQWIAAFAESGITSREQISVGMQKARSSQSPFWPSPGQFISWCREGSGAMGVSVDDIMSEYWRWRKLVFRYPASEQFPWRDKNPLYYHVCLELRRRGTDGQLSEKELIRAAGDILHDWEKRALSGKPVPPIRRTLSAPKVAAGPTPVEMLMAKYKQRKDAGLI; this comes from the coding sequence ATGACCCCGGATCTTTATCGTGCGATTCAGAATCGCGACAGCGAAATGCTATCGCGCATAGCTGGCAATTCTTATGACGACAGAAAGGTTGTTAACACTGACGCTGAAGAACTGGTGGATATGCTTTTTGAAAACCTCATGCAGGTATTTCCGGCATCCACTCAGACGAACCTCCGCACTGACGATGATATTCGCGTTGCGAAGCAGCAATGGATCGCCGCTTTCGCCGAGTCAGGCATCACCTCCCGTGAACAGATTTCCGTCGGAATGCAGAAAGCCCGCTCCAGTCAGTCGCCGTTCTGGCCATCGCCGGGTCAGTTTATTTCGTGGTGCCGTGAGGGGAGTGGTGCGATGGGCGTCAGTGTGGACGACATAATGAGCGAATACTGGCGCTGGCGGAAACTTGTTTTTCGCTATCCGGCGAGTGAGCAGTTCCCATGGAGGGATAAAAACCCGCTGTATTACCACGTCTGCCTTGAGTTGCGTCGTCGGGGAACAGATGGACAACTCAGTGAAAAGGAACTTATCCGTGCCGCTGGTGACATCCTGCATGACTGGGAAAAGCGAGCGCTGTCCGGTAAGCCGGTTCCCCCTATCCGCCGTACACTGTCCGCGCCAAAAGTAGCAGCCGGGCCTACTCCGGTTGAGATGCTGATGGCTAAGTACAAACAACGCAAAGACGCCGGTTTGATTTAA
- a CDS encoding replication protein, with product MSNVAYADFAARTAVRSNRMENQKTGFIPLYRSVLKQPWSEDVYLRTLWDNLLLGAASQPYTASFKGRQWPLQTGQLVTTAADLGQKLRDRKGNPTSRDAVERMLTFFVREGMISIEGERQRGRVITISNYAEYAQKVDNLPAQTSAHTSAHMTAHGEASNSAGLDGCGAHESAHTSAQTSAHHEQYILNTNVFNVRQRISKIVPDAAVQTPKGDKWGTSDDLRCAEWMLALRDITKPSLKKPNMAGWANDIRLMRQLDGRTHKEICELFRWACKDSFWYKNILSPAKLRAKWDTLTLHREDTTRKPRSDVSANKSETGPHWNSAKAWEKFI from the coding sequence ATGTCTAATGTCGCCTACGCCGATTTTGCGGCGCGTACCGCCGTCAGGAGCAACCGGATGGAAAACCAGAAGACCGGATTCATCCCGTTGTACCGGAGTGTACTCAAGCAGCCATGGTCAGAAGATGTTTACCTACGCACGTTGTGGGATAACCTACTTTTGGGCGCTGCCAGCCAGCCATATACAGCGAGCTTTAAAGGTCGCCAATGGCCGCTACAAACCGGACAACTGGTGACTACGGCGGCCGATCTGGGCCAGAAACTACGTGACAGAAAAGGCAACCCAACAAGTCGTGATGCTGTTGAGAGAATGCTGACATTTTTTGTGCGTGAAGGGATGATTTCCATTGAGGGGGAGCGGCAAAGAGGGCGTGTGATCACGATCTCAAATTATGCTGAATATGCTCAAAAAGTGGACAATTTGCCCGCACAAACTTCCGCACATACAAGCGCACATATGACCGCACATGGCGAAGCCAGTAACAGTGCTGGTTTGGATGGGTGTGGCGCACATGAAAGCGCACATACATCCGCACAAACAAGCGCACATCATGAACAATATATATTAAATACTAACGTATTTAATGTACGTCAGAGAATTTCCAAAATTGTTCCTGATGCAGCTGTCCAGACACCGAAAGGTGACAAGTGGGGGACATCTGACGATCTCCGCTGCGCAGAGTGGATGTTGGCGCTGCGCGACATCACCAAACCATCCCTGAAAAAGCCGAACATGGCTGGCTGGGCGAATGATATACGCCTTATGCGCCAACTGGACGGACGCACCCACAAAGAGATTTGTGAGTTGTTCCGATGGGCCTGCAAAGACTCGTTCTGGTACAAAAATATTCTCTCCCCCGCAAAGCTCCGCGCCAAGTGGGACACGTTAACCCTTCACCGCGAAGACACTACCCGCAAGCCACGCTCAGATGTCAGCGCAAACAAATCCGAAACTGGCCCGCACTGGAACAGTGCTAAAGCATGGGAGAAATTTATATGA
- a CDS encoding Rha family transcriptional regulator, protein MNGLEKAIQKAGTASNLATKLGIKPMSVSRWKTRYKGVVPADRVLPIFNATGVTPHELRPDLYPNPTDGLPAQEVRA, encoded by the coding sequence ATGAACGGATTAGAAAAGGCCATTCAGAAAGCTGGCACTGCCAGCAACTTAGCCACAAAGCTAGGTATTAAACCGATGTCGGTTAGTCGCTGGAAAACACGATACAAGGGCGTCGTTCCAGCCGATCGTGTTTTACCAATTTTCAATGCAACTGGTGTTACTCCCCACGAATTGCGCCCTGATTTGTATCCGAACCCCACGGATGGATTACCGGCGCAGGAAGTGAGGGCGTAA
- a CDS encoding helix-turn-helix domain-containing protein has product MAEKKILNPTLIERLTELTQRGMTKSDMARVAGITPQSVNGWFKKGVISKESALAVADAAGVSVPWLLGEDVGEKDGLKPDEQRLLELYRQLPEEEQQNMLRIVSLRLKELDELYAKYMGRRIKGDAE; this is encoded by the coding sequence ATGGCTGAGAAAAAAATACTTAACCCAACTCTCATCGAGCGTTTGACAGAACTGACGCAACGAGGGATGACAAAATCTGATATGGCAAGGGTTGCGGGTATTACCCCGCAATCCGTAAACGGCTGGTTCAAAAAAGGTGTTATTAGTAAAGAATCTGCGTTAGCTGTTGCCGACGCTGCTGGGGTATCCGTCCCTTGGCTACTTGGTGAGGATGTTGGAGAGAAGGATGGCCTTAAGCCTGACGAACAGCGCCTGCTGGAGCTCTACCGCCAACTGCCAGAAGAAGAACAACAGAACATGTTGCGGATAGTGTCGCTGCGGCTGAAGGAGCTCGATGAGCTGTACGCGAAGTATATGGGGCGCAGGATTAAGGGTGATGCGGAGTAA
- a CDS encoding DUF1482 family protein has protein sequence MNTLYALVLTIAMANGDFQEGIIGVYGSKEQCESAASEQSSITDCYPLEGIVQNGELPKHFKDR, from the coding sequence ATGAACACGCTGTACGCATTGGTGCTGACGATCGCCATGGCTAACGGAGACTTCCAGGAAGGCATCATCGGCGTATACGGAAGCAAGGAACAGTGTGAATCCGCAGCCAGTGAGCAAAGCAGTATCACTGATTGTTATCCGCTCGAAGGTATCGTTCAAAACGGAGAGTTGCCAAAACACTTTAAGGACAGGTGA
- a CDS encoding DNA breaking-rejoining protein — translation MEIVKIEINLKAVNKEVAVFNCEKKVSGVIHSAATGAVTVILDGGYVFGKFDSPFCAVDAISMLSMKVSDGDSAGFGNYRSYKLDYSEKAFRTVH, via the coding sequence ATGGAAATCGTAAAAATCGAAATAAACCTGAAAGCAGTGAATAAAGAAGTGGCTGTATTCAACTGCGAGAAGAAAGTATCAGGCGTTATTCATTCAGCCGCAACGGGCGCGGTCACGGTCATTCTCGACGGTGGCTATGTATTCGGCAAGTTCGACAGCCCTTTCTGTGCTGTAGATGCAATTTCAATGCTGTCCATGAAAGTAAGTGATGGCGATAGCGCAGGGTTTGGTAACTACCGCAGCTACAAACTCGATTACTCAGAAAAAGCTTTCAGAACCGTTCATTAA
- a CDS encoding exodeoxyribonuclease: protein MSGTNPVFLVRKAKKSSGQKDAVLWCCDDFESANATLDYLLIKSGAKLKDYFKAVATNFPVVNELPPEGELSLTFCDFYQLGSDNMTWAQIPGVTLPSSEAVAAARQRIVDGVDTETGEVLEDHTETFGNENNAVKPGDLPAYAYNVNGELMEEVEKEMNQPVARMSERHRILSQLILDDAFSHHVTPVQLAEVSRLELDMSNSYIQDMLLACHNVPAIQKLDTPNLWKFTDAFKRIFPQDKRHTLHLMMNFAQAFVDTEYIDRGLLVKEWVKGNRVSEINRTPSGANAGGGNKTDRLTPLTKTGLEYEIALGLIARNKEFDIYSPSFEIDVEANAIINLSRSGEDNVLDEFIATCKLFEEMPGGMDYSRACNVATVKTTPEELFKSPFRHREYLNRVMTETDHAHPDEIIVDIACGRSSMPMPQKVTAEEVNKILAASRGDYVEGISDPNDPKWVKTESSQQTTQPEKATDGVFDAATLIKNSSTHGTKKDPETTSNVQVQETNGDEKQAGDALYTGESNLGNGEEADAGEQAILNQSQAETHQNADSVNHSEPEAQQNAPETQLDEPAPEWPSYFEPGRYEGVPNDVYHAANGISSTMVKDARVSLMYYDGRHVSKTIKKERSKVLDMGNLVHALALQPEILDEEFSIEPVIPEGALTTTATIRAVIDDYNNGLPVQLSADDIKRFLEEYNATLPQPISLGDDVTQTGESYMSLPPEFQRVDEGQKVTAAKMKACIREYNATLPAQMKTSGSRDTLLEQLAIINPDLVAQEAQKPQPLKVSGTKADLIQAVKSVKPDTVFADELLDAWRENPGDKILVTRQQYATALAIQSALYAHPEAGKLLQNPTRAVEVSYFGIDDDTGLEIRVRPDVELEYEGLRIGFDLKTISMWDVKEDALKSRLHREITMRDYHLSAGMYCNVADLDKFAWIFVNKDEGYHWVAVVWASESLLELGKLEYRQTIRSIANAMDTGEWPAPITEDYTDELNDYDLRRLDALREMA from the coding sequence ATGAGTGGAACTAATCCCGTATTTTTAGTCCGCAAAGCAAAAAAATCATCAGGCCAGAAAGATGCAGTTCTCTGGTGCTGTGATGATTTTGAATCGGCAAATGCCACACTGGATTATCTCCTGATTAAATCAGGCGCAAAGCTGAAAGATTATTTCAAAGCTGTCGCTACTAATTTCCCTGTCGTCAACGAGCTGCCGCCGGAAGGCGAATTGAGTTTAACCTTTTGCGATTTCTACCAGCTCGGCAGCGACAACATGACCTGGGCGCAAATTCCAGGCGTGACACTGCCATCATCTGAAGCCGTTGCCGCCGCCCGTCAGCGTATCGTTGATGGTGTTGATACCGAAACAGGCGAAGTGCTGGAAGACCATACAGAAACCTTTGGCAACGAAAATAACGCTGTAAAGCCTGGAGATCTCCCTGCTTACGCTTACAACGTCAACGGCGAACTGATGGAGGAAGTGGAAAAGGAAATGAACCAGCCGGTCGCCAGAATGAGCGAACGCCACCGTATACTCTCTCAGTTAATTCTTGATGATGCATTCTCACATCACGTGACACCGGTACAGCTTGCCGAAGTAAGCCGCCTTGAACTGGACATGAGTAACAGTTATATCCAGGACATGTTGCTTGCCTGCCATAACGTACCAGCCATTCAAAAGCTGGATACTCCAAACCTGTGGAAATTTACTGACGCCTTTAAACGGATTTTCCCGCAGGACAAACGACACACCCTGCATTTGATGATGAATTTTGCACAGGCATTTGTTGATACAGAATACATCGATCGTGGCCTGCTCGTTAAAGAATGGGTGAAAGGCAATCGTGTGTCTGAAATTAATCGCACACCATCTGGCGCGAACGCCGGTGGCGGTAATAAGACTGACCGTCTTACTCCACTGACAAAAACCGGGCTCGAATATGAAATAGCACTTGGCCTGATCGCCCGTAACAAAGAGTTCGATATTTACAGCCCTTCCTTCGAGATCGATGTTGAAGCCAACGCCATTATTAATCTCTCCCGCTCAGGGGAAGATAACGTACTCGATGAATTTATTGCGACCTGCAAATTGTTTGAAGAAATGCCTGGTGGGATGGATTACTCACGCGCCTGCAATGTCGCTACGGTAAAAACAACACCAGAGGAACTGTTTAAATCTCCTTTCCGTCATCGCGAGTATCTCAATCGTGTCATGACAGAAACCGACCACGCACACCCGGATGAAATTATCGTTGATATTGCCTGCGGTCGCTCATCAATGCCAATGCCTCAGAAGGTGACAGCAGAAGAAGTTAATAAAATTCTTGCGGCTTCACGTGGTGATTACGTTGAAGGTATCAGCGACCCGAACGATCCGAAATGGGTGAAGACAGAGTCAAGCCAGCAGACCACGCAACCGGAAAAAGCGACCGATGGCGTTTTCGACGCTGCCACTTTAATCAAGAACTCTTCGACTCATGGCACTAAAAAGGATCCGGAGACCACCAGCAATGTGCAGGTTCAAGAAACTAACGGTGATGAAAAACAGGCTGGTGATGCGCTGTACACAGGCGAAAGTAATCTGGGGAATGGTGAAGAAGCAGATGCCGGAGAGCAAGCCATTCTGAACCAGAGTCAGGCTGAAACGCACCAAAATGCCGACTCAGTAAACCATTCTGAACCAGAAGCGCAACAAAATGCGCCAGAAACGCAACTGGATGAACCAGCACCGGAGTGGCCGTCATACTTCGAGCCTGGCCGTTATGAAGGTGTTCCAAACGACGTTTATCACGCCGCAAATGGTATCAGTTCAACGATGGTAAAAGACGCACGAGTGAGCCTGATGTATTACGACGGGCGCCACGTATCTAAAACCATCAAGAAAGAACGCTCCAAAGTTCTGGATATGGGAAATCTGGTTCATGCGCTGGCGTTACAGCCTGAAATTCTGGATGAAGAGTTCAGCATTGAACCGGTTATCCCGGAAGGCGCTCTCACGACGACAGCAACGATCCGCGCAGTTATCGACGACTACAACAATGGTTTGCCGGTGCAGCTCAGCGCAGACGATATTAAAAGGTTCCTGGAGGAATACAACGCCACCCTGCCGCAGCCAATTTCTTTAGGCGATGATGTTACCCAGACTGGCGAAAGCTACATGTCGTTACCGCCTGAATTCCAGCGAGTGGACGAAGGCCAAAAAGTTACAGCAGCCAAAATGAAGGCGTGCATCAGGGAATACAACGCCACTCTGCCGGCGCAAATGAAAACCAGCGGTAGCCGCGACACGCTACTGGAGCAACTGGCAATCATCAATCCTGATCTCGTTGCGCAGGAAGCACAGAAACCTCAACCGTTGAAAGTATCTGGCACCAAAGCGGATCTGATTCAGGCCGTGAAATCCGTCAAGCCTGACACAGTGTTTGCCGACGAGCTGCTTGACGCATGGCGTGAAAACCCAGGCGATAAAATCCTGGTTACCCGCCAGCAATACGCTACCGCGCTGGCTATCCAGTCTGCGCTCTATGCTCACCCTGAGGCAGGTAAGTTACTGCAAAACCCAACACGCGCTGTTGAAGTCAGCTATTTCGGCATTGATGACGACACCGGGCTTGAAATCCGTGTTCGCCCGGATGTTGAACTCGAGTACGAAGGTCTGCGTATCGGCTTCGACCTGAAAACAATCAGCATGTGGGATGTGAAGGAAGATGCCCTGAAATCGCGGCTTCACCGCGAAATAACCATGCGTGATTACCACCTCAGCGCCGGTATGTACTGCAACGTTGCCGATCTGGACAAATTCGCCTGGATCTTCGTGAACAAAGACGAGGGTTATCACTGGGTGGCTGTTGTGTGGGCTTCGGAATCACTGCTGGAACTCGGAAAGCTTGAGTATCGCCAGACGATTCGTTCCATCGCGAACGCCATGGACACTGGCGAATGGCCAGCACCGATAACTGAAGACTACACCGACGAACTGAACGATTACGATCTGCGCCGTCTCGATGCGCTGCGTGAAATGGCTTAA
- a CDS encoding enterohemolysin, whose protein sequence is MENKNITVADQNAVVNSNIALFDSQYLNAISAFAQMMSQGAATVPRHLQGNAADCMAVAMQAAQWQMNPFAVAQKTHLINGVLGYEAQLVNAVISRSGVLASRFEYEWYGPWEKVIGKFNIKKGEKGEYRVPGWTMADEEGIGIIIKARLKGEDQPRELDLLLAQARVRNSTLWADDPRQQLAYLAVKRWARLFCPDVILGVYTPDELDEREEKIINPTQSTQSITMQDINADNLQTTSTQEADVNIDDAAEKFRARIDSAETLEDATAVGNDINTAKPALGTALFTELKNKATRRYHLVKHRTMLDEAINSLPQPDAPDAATCFEMVEKKLSAAKRHLGDDLHDKYRITLDDMKPEYIG, encoded by the coding sequence ATGGAAAACAAAAATATAACTGTTGCCGATCAGAATGCAGTAGTTAACTCAAACATTGCTTTGTTTGACTCGCAGTACCTGAACGCTATCAGTGCATTTGCTCAGATGATGTCTCAGGGGGCTGCAACGGTTCCTCGCCATCTGCAGGGTAATGCAGCAGATTGCATGGCAGTAGCTATGCAAGCCGCACAATGGCAGATGAATCCTTTCGCTGTGGCGCAGAAAACGCACCTGATCAATGGTGTTCTGGGTTACGAAGCACAACTGGTTAACGCGGTTATTTCCCGCAGTGGTGTACTGGCAAGCCGTTTTGAATATGAATGGTATGGACCATGGGAAAAGGTAATCGGCAAATTCAACATCAAAAAAGGTGAAAAAGGCGAGTACCGCGTACCGGGTTGGACAATGGCTGATGAAGAAGGTATCGGCATCATTATCAAAGCGCGCCTGAAAGGTGAGGATCAACCGCGAGAACTCGACCTGCTGCTTGCTCAGGCACGCGTTCGTAATTCCACTCTCTGGGCTGATGATCCGCGCCAGCAACTTGCTTACCTCGCAGTGAAGCGCTGGGCTCGCCTTTTCTGCCCTGACGTCATTCTTGGCGTCTATACGCCAGACGAACTCGATGAGCGGGAAGAGAAGATTATCAACCCCACCCAGAGCACCCAAAGCATCACCATGCAGGATATTAATGCAGATAACCTGCAGACCACCAGTACGCAGGAAGCTGATGTAAACATCGATGATGCTGCAGAGAAATTCCGTGCGCGCATTGATTCGGCTGAGACGCTGGAAGATGCAACCGCTGTGGGAAACGATATCAATACGGCAAAACCTGCATTAGGTACGGCACTGTTCACTGAGTTGAAAAATAAAGCTACCCGCCGTTATCACCTGGTTAAGCATCGCACCATGCTTGATGAAGCAATCAACAGTCTGCCACAGCCTGACGCACCGGATGCTGCAACATGCTTTGAAATGGTAGAGAAAAAACTCTCTGCTGCGAAGCGACATCTTGGCGACGATCTGCACGATAAGTACCGCATAACTCTTGACGACATGAAACCGGAATACATCGGCTAA
- a CDS encoding DUF4060 family protein has product MRLINRSKQSPLGRRACDAALAKHVERYGDYGRSDRKETYTVNVDGVKIWVEVVNRHKSYVATAMTGMRRLRTLPGRFN; this is encoded by the coding sequence ATGCGCCTTATCAATCGCAGTAAACAATCGCCATTGGGCCGCCGGGCATGTGATGCAGCACTGGCAAAGCATGTTGAACGATACGGTGACTATGGTCGCAGCGACAGGAAGGAAACATACACAGTGAACGTGGACGGCGTAAAGATCTGGGTAGAAGTTGTCAACCGCCATAAGAGCTATGTAGCTACCGCTATGACAGGCATGCGCCGGTTAAGAACTCTGCCCGGTCGGTTTAACTGA
- a CDS encoding DUF3596 domain-containing protein, which yields MKYPTGVELHNGKIRITFTYRGIRCREVLRGWVVNSSNVKKAGNLRAAIVSEIQLGKFDYPARFPESKALNKFSSTKRLTTFKELSDFFTDTKALEVSDATLQSITSVVNTLKRVVGENTRLVDIQHADILNYRKELLTGGVINPAMPNLIKQGRSPSTVNKQMAVLSEMLKLANRSQFILHAPYEGVSRLKLSKADPDPLLLHEYQALIASLPRKLALIIIVAVHTGMRPGEICALAWEDIDLKKGEIHVSRSLTNKRLFVPPKTDAGIRTITLLKPALDALLEQYEITGSGPKQEIQFHHREIGKTEQQKLRFVFIPGESSYTKEGFFSKYSISYGWKRGTKLSGIRERNAYQSRHTYACWTLMAGANPSFIASQMGHEDARMVYEVYSKWIGDMNQDQVSILNNQMPTALPPGRPQGRSRMKKII from the coding sequence ATGAAATACCCGACTGGCGTTGAACTGCATAATGGGAAAATCAGAATCACATTTACCTATCGCGGCATCCGCTGCCGCGAAGTTCTTCGCGGCTGGGTTGTTAACAGCAGCAATGTTAAGAAAGCAGGAAATCTGCGCGCGGCAATTGTAAGCGAAATACAACTCGGGAAGTTCGACTATCCAGCACGCTTTCCTGAATCAAAAGCACTTAATAAATTTTCCTCCACAAAACGGCTCACTACGTTCAAGGAGCTGAGTGATTTTTTTACGGACACAAAGGCGCTGGAGGTGTCGGACGCTACATTGCAATCCATCACATCTGTAGTTAACACCCTAAAACGCGTTGTGGGTGAGAACACGCGTCTGGTTGATATTCAGCATGCCGATATTCTGAATTACCGTAAAGAACTGCTAACAGGGGGAGTGATTAATCCTGCTATGCCAAATCTCATCAAACAAGGTAGATCCCCTTCAACAGTCAATAAACAAATGGCTGTTTTATCAGAAATGCTGAAGCTTGCGAACAGAAGTCAGTTTATATTACATGCACCCTATGAGGGGGTATCGAGGCTAAAGCTCTCTAAAGCAGATCCCGATCCACTTTTGCTCCATGAGTATCAGGCGCTGATTGCATCACTTCCACGCAAACTTGCCTTGATCATTATTGTTGCAGTGCATACGGGGATGAGGCCTGGAGAGATTTGTGCGCTGGCATGGGAGGATATTGACCTGAAAAAAGGTGAGATTCATGTATCCAGAAGCCTGACGAACAAACGGTTGTTTGTTCCGCCCAAAACAGATGCCGGGATAAGAACGATCACATTGCTGAAACCCGCTCTTGATGCTCTGCTGGAGCAGTACGAAATCACCGGAAGCGGACCTAAACAGGAAATTCAGTTTCATCATCGTGAGATCGGGAAAACCGAGCAACAAAAGCTTCGCTTTGTTTTTATCCCCGGAGAGAGTTCATATACAAAGGAAGGTTTTTTTTCTAAATATTCGATTTCCTATGGCTGGAAACGAGGTACTAAACTTTCTGGTATCCGGGAGAGAAACGCCTATCAGTCACGGCATACTTACGCTTGCTGGACACTGATGGCTGGAGCGAACCCTTCATTCATTGCCAGCCAGATGGGGCATGAAGATGCACGCATGGTCTACGAGGTTTATTCGAAGTGGATTGGTGACATGAACCAGGATCAGGTCAGTATTCTGAATAATCAGATGCCAACGGCACTGCCCCCAGGACGCCCCCAAGGGCGCAGCAGAATGAAAAAAATCATTTAA
- the phoP gene encoding two-component system response regulator PhoP — translation MMRVLVVEDNALLRHHLKVQLQDAGHQVDDAEDAKEADYYLNEHLPDIAIVDLGLPDEDGLTLIRRWRSNDVSLPVLVLTARESWQDKVEVLSAGADDYVTKPFHIEEVAARMQALMRRNSGHASQIISIPPFQVDLSRRELSVNDEVIKLTAFEYTIMETLIRNNGKVVSKDSLMLQLYPDAELRESHTIDVLMGRLRKKIQAQYPDDVITTVRGQGYLFELR, via the coding sequence ATGATGCGTGTACTGGTTGTTGAGGATAATGCGTTATTACGTCATCACCTGAAAGTTCAGCTTCAGGATGCCGGACATCAGGTTGACGATGCCGAAGATGCCAAAGAAGCCGATTATTACCTTAACGAACACCTGCCTGACATCGCGATCGTCGATTTGGGTCTCCCGGATGAAGACGGACTTACACTGATTCGCCGCTGGCGGAGCAACGACGTTTCCCTCCCGGTCCTCGTCCTGACTGCCCGTGAAAGCTGGCAGGATAAAGTGGAGGTACTGAGCGCGGGTGCGGATGACTACGTCACCAAACCGTTCCATATTGAAGAAGTCGCCGCGCGGATGCAGGCGCTAATGCGTCGTAACAGCGGCCACGCTTCGCAAATTATTTCTATTCCCCCTTTCCAGGTTGATCTCTCGCGCCGTGAACTTTCGGTCAATGATGAGGTGATTAAGCTGACCGCGTTTGAGTACACCATCATGGAAACGCTGATCCGCAATAATGGCAAAGTGGTCAGCAAGGACTCGCTGATGTTGCAGTTGTATCCGGACGCCGAGTTGCGTGAAAGTCACACCATCGACGTGCTGATGGGGCGCCTGCGTAAAAAAATACAGGCGCAATATCCGGACGACGTCATTACCACCGTGCGGGGTCAGGGATATCTTTTCGAACTGCGCTGA